One genomic segment of Amycolatopsis sp. Hca4 includes these proteins:
- a CDS encoding MFS transporter, producing the protein MASRWVRLQAVAVSGSAAEGLLLAAIPLLAVSVTTDPREVSLINVVGEAPWLLLSLFAGVVIDRVRRTTVLAWAYAVLGAAAVVLAAVASAGVLSLPVLLVVAFVVTSARVLGDGASGALVPEVVGHERLAHANARLTVIDQGVVRFVVPPLTGFLVAVSGGAPAWLAVACALVALVLARRIPSQSVVAATTHPLRDLSGGLRHLVRTPLLRSITTNVALGSFAASAGNSMFVLYATQVLHVGPVGYGLLLACLAVGWVASSFVVQKIVDRLGYSWSMRLSQSLGAVVTLLIAIVPPWPPLVGVVLVSLTATVLIWNVCSQSSRQRFTPAPLLGRVLTSHRALAWGLTPLGALAGGLVAAHWGLRAVWVMAAGIQAISAVLVWFQLSPAAFRRTEELAAARA; encoded by the coding sequence ATGGCGTCGAGGTGGGTGCGGCTGCAGGCCGTCGCGGTGTCCGGTTCGGCCGCCGAAGGGCTGCTCCTGGCCGCCATTCCCTTGCTCGCCGTCTCCGTCACCACCGATCCGCGGGAAGTGTCGCTGATCAACGTCGTCGGGGAAGCCCCCTGGCTGCTGCTGTCGCTGTTCGCCGGGGTGGTCATCGACCGGGTGCGCCGGACCACCGTGCTGGCCTGGGCCTACGCCGTGCTCGGCGCGGCCGCCGTCGTTCTCGCGGCCGTGGCCTCCGCCGGGGTGCTGAGCCTGCCCGTGCTGCTGGTGGTCGCCTTCGTCGTCACCTCGGCGCGGGTGCTCGGGGACGGTGCCAGCGGGGCGCTCGTCCCGGAGGTCGTCGGCCACGAGCGGCTCGCCCACGCCAACGCGCGGCTCACCGTGATCGACCAGGGGGTCGTGCGGTTCGTCGTGCCGCCGCTGACCGGGTTCCTGGTCGCGGTGAGCGGCGGGGCACCCGCCTGGCTGGCCGTGGCCTGCGCACTCGTCGCGCTCGTGCTGGCGCGCCGGATTCCCTCGCAGTCCGTCGTGGCGGCCACGACGCACCCGCTGCGGGACCTCTCCGGCGGCCTGCGGCACCTGGTGCGGACGCCGCTGCTGCGGTCGATCACCACCAACGTCGCGCTCGGCTCGTTCGCCGCGAGCGCCGGGAACTCGATGTTCGTGCTCTACGCGACGCAGGTGCTGCACGTCGGCCCGGTCGGCTACGGCCTGCTGCTGGCCTGCCTGGCCGTCGGCTGGGTCGCTTCCTCGTTCGTGGTGCAGAAGATCGTGGACCGGCTCGGCTACTCGTGGTCGATGCGGCTGTCGCAGAGCCTCGGTGCCGTGGTGACGCTGCTGATCGCGATCGTCCCGCCGTGGCCACCGCTGGTGGGCGTCGTGCTGGTCTCGCTGACGGCGACCGTGCTGATCTGGAACGTCTGCTCGCAGTCGAGCCGCCAGCGCTTCACGCCGGCGCCGCTGCTGGGCCGGGTGCTCACCAGCCACCGCGCGCTGGCCTGGGGCCTGACTCCGCTGGGCGCGCTGGCCGGCGGCCTGGTCGCCGCGCACTGGGGCCTGCGCGCGGTCTGGGTGATGGCCGCGGGCATCCAGGCGATCAGCGCGGTCCTCGTCTGGTTCCAGCTCTCCCCCGCGGCCTTCCGGCGGACCGAAGAACTCGCCGCCGCCCGGGCTTGA
- a CDS encoding peptide-N4-asparagine amidase, which yields MRIFTIVLSLVLTWVFTGAVAAAAPIVEGDTDNPVTAAPAVTRPGTPHCSVTLADGFRSNAADGSPQFYEGTLTPPKACPGPWAKVVMDQTVTVSGRQYDRIGDLRIGGTEVWWGTTEEPSGEGKRPITYHFDKDLTPYSALLRTPQPFHGGIENYNSPIYTGVYAQTVTLTYYQADRKHPAPETPDHVAGFGHADATPAAPTVHFTAKDLPRNITRAYLEVTLEGHACDEQWFDDVPDDVSAKYPAAGLCGKGPYREANFAIDGTAAGSAFTFPHIYSGGIVPQLWRPVVAIDTFSLHAETYDVTPFAGRLVDGGTHDLSFSFPDIGGEFTVVPTLLLYTDKNATRTSGALTRAGVAAAPARQTTVKDITGGVNVTVTAKRDDVTAGYVDTSAGRVFTRVERTRDYRNSDDITGGGFTQHVVQADSGQQTSTSTVDGRVRAARHTWSYPLTTDATANITDDQNLRISGSVEMTKILGDTTGDGRSWRPVNASREWLASSGVLARTNGVNTEADGRSKTLFTGSDDLGRPYFHYVASEHGLITENRIVGGRG from the coding sequence GTGCGGATCTTCACGATCGTCCTTTCGCTCGTGCTGACGTGGGTGTTCACCGGGGCGGTGGCCGCGGCCGCACCGATTGTGGAGGGTGACACCGACAACCCCGTCACCGCCGCGCCCGCCGTCACCCGGCCGGGCACGCCGCACTGCAGCGTCACCCTCGCCGACGGCTTCCGCTCCAACGCCGCCGACGGCAGCCCGCAGTTCTACGAAGGCACGCTCACGCCGCCGAAGGCCTGCCCCGGGCCGTGGGCGAAGGTCGTCATGGACCAGACCGTCACCGTGAGCGGGCGGCAGTACGACCGGATCGGCGACCTGCGGATCGGCGGCACCGAGGTCTGGTGGGGCACGACCGAGGAGCCCAGCGGCGAGGGCAAACGCCCGATCACCTACCACTTCGACAAGGACCTCACCCCCTACAGCGCCCTGCTGCGCACGCCACAGCCCTTCCACGGCGGCATCGAGAACTACAACTCGCCGATCTACACCGGCGTCTACGCCCAGACCGTGACGCTCACCTACTACCAGGCGGACCGCAAGCACCCCGCGCCCGAGACGCCCGATCACGTCGCCGGGTTCGGGCACGCCGACGCGACCCCGGCCGCGCCGACCGTGCACTTCACCGCGAAAGACCTGCCGCGCAACATCACCCGCGCCTACCTGGAGGTCACGCTCGAGGGCCACGCGTGTGACGAGCAGTGGTTCGACGACGTGCCCGACGACGTGTCCGCGAAGTACCCGGCGGCCGGCCTCTGCGGGAAGGGCCCGTACCGCGAGGCGAACTTCGCCATCGACGGCACGGCGGCCGGCAGCGCGTTCACCTTCCCGCATATCTACTCCGGCGGGATCGTGCCGCAGCTGTGGCGGCCGGTCGTCGCGATCGACACCTTCAGCCTGCACGCCGAGACCTACGACGTCACGCCGTTCGCCGGGCGCCTCGTCGACGGCGGTACCCATGACCTTTCCTTCTCCTTCCCGGACATCGGCGGCGAATTCACCGTCGTGCCGACGCTACTGCTCTACACCGACAAAAACGCGACGCGGACGTCCGGCGCCCTGACCCGCGCGGGCGTCGCGGCCGCACCGGCCCGGCAGACGACGGTCAAGGACATCACCGGCGGCGTGAACGTGACGGTCACGGCCAAGCGCGACGACGTGACGGCGGGCTACGTCGACACGTCGGCGGGCCGGGTGTTCACGCGGGTCGAGCGCACCCGCGACTACCGCAACAGCGACGACATCACCGGTGGCGGCTTCACCCAGCACGTCGTGCAGGCGGATTCGGGGCAGCAGACCTCGACGTCCACAGTGGACGGCCGGGTGCGGGCGGCGAGGCACACGTGGTCCTACCCGCTGACCACCGACGCGACGGCGAACATCACCGACGACCAGAACCTGCGGATCTCGGGATCGGTGGAGATGACGAAGATCCTCGGCGACACCACGGGCGACGGCCGGAGCTGGCGGCCGGTGAACGCTTCCCGGGAGTGGCTGGCGTCCTCGGGCGTACTGGCCCGCACGAACGGCGTGAACACCGAAGCCGACGGCCGATCGAAGACGCTTTTCACCGGAAGCGACGACCTGGGGCGGCCGTACTTCCACTACGTGGCCAGCGAGCACGGGCTGATCACCGAGAACCGAATTGTCGGTGGCCGCGGATAG
- a CDS encoding cytochrome P450, translating to MGSLRSRVLGWVGRRYLARQSKKGFDLEKMSAILPDSALLPLKRDGLDPVPAMAEKRREAPIGKLDLPFGMNAWLVTGYDEAKAVLGKATGFSSDFGNLVGNAGVTADQNPGGLGFADPPVHTRLRKLLTPEFTMRRLSRLAPRIDEIVAEQLDAMAAAEGPVDLWQAFALPIPSLTICELLGVSYEDREDFQRLSTARFDLFGGAGASLGAMSESLTYLLDIVKKQREQPGDGLLGMLIKEHGDEIDDRELAGLADGVLTGGLETTASMLALGALVLLRDEKAMDAVRGDDESVHRFVEELLRYLTVVQMAFPRFAKEDMEIGGVHIAEGDIVLVSLSAADRDPKLGPDMETFDATREPTSHLAFSYGIHRCIGAELARMELRTAYPALISRFPNLRLAVPEDELSFRKVSIVYGLDELPVLVD from the coding sequence ATGGGGAGTCTCCGCTCACGGGTCCTGGGCTGGGTCGGCCGGCGCTACCTCGCCCGGCAGTCGAAAAAGGGCTTCGACCTCGAAAAGATGTCGGCCATCCTGCCCGATTCGGCGCTGCTGCCGCTGAAGCGGGACGGCCTCGACCCGGTACCGGCGATGGCCGAAAAACGCCGTGAGGCGCCGATCGGCAAGCTCGACCTGCCGTTCGGGATGAACGCCTGGCTCGTCACCGGCTACGACGAGGCGAAGGCCGTCCTCGGCAAGGCCACCGGGTTCTCCAGCGACTTCGGCAACCTCGTCGGCAACGCCGGCGTCACGGCCGACCAGAACCCGGGCGGGCTCGGCTTCGCGGACCCGCCGGTGCACACGCGGCTGCGGAAGCTGCTGACGCCGGAGTTCACCATGCGCCGGCTGAGCCGGCTGGCCCCGCGCATCGACGAGATCGTCGCCGAGCAGCTCGACGCGATGGCCGCGGCCGAGGGGCCGGTCGACCTGTGGCAGGCGTTCGCGCTGCCGATCCCGTCGCTGACCATCTGCGAGCTGCTCGGCGTGTCCTATGAGGACCGCGAGGACTTCCAGCGGCTGAGCACCGCCCGCTTCGACCTCTTCGGCGGCGCCGGCGCCTCGCTCGGCGCGATGTCGGAGTCGCTGACCTATCTGCTCGACATCGTCAAGAAGCAGCGCGAACAGCCCGGCGACGGCTTGCTCGGCATGCTGATCAAGGAACACGGCGACGAAATCGACGACCGCGAGCTGGCCGGCCTGGCCGACGGCGTGCTCACCGGCGGCCTGGAGACGACGGCGAGCATGCTGGCCCTCGGCGCGCTGGTGCTGCTGCGCGACGAGAAGGCGATGGACGCCGTCCGCGGCGACGACGAGTCCGTGCACCGGTTCGTCGAGGAGCTGCTGCGCTACCTGACCGTGGTGCAGATGGCGTTCCCCCGGTTCGCCAAGGAGGACATGGAAATCGGCGGCGTCCACATCGCCGAGGGCGACATCGTGCTGGTGTCGCTGTCGGCGGCCGACCGCGACCCCAAGCTGGGTCCGGACATGGAGACGTTCGACGCGACCCGCGAGCCGACGTCGCACCTGGCCTTCAGCTACGGCATCCACCGCTGCATCGGCGCGGAACTGGCCCGGATGGAGCTGCGCACCGCGTACCCGGCGCTGATCAGCCGCTTCCCGAACCTGCGGCTGGCGGTGCCGGAGGACGAGCTGTCGTTCCGCAAGGTGTCCATTGTGTACGGTCTGGACGAGCTCCCGGTGCTGGTGGACTGA
- a CDS encoding DUF5313 domain-containing protein produces the protein MERPSALRWFGYAVGVRLPERYNEWALHDATSKHWRARFVVQRSIGIVPLCAVWLLLPGSIWLRLSLVLMAALVAYFYSCAYMEESVEHRLGRQGFPHNTGRHLRAEAAEAKNAEVTARYLARYRTPSEG, from the coding sequence ATGGAACGACCGAGTGCGCTCCGCTGGTTCGGGTACGCCGTGGGCGTGCGCCTTCCCGAGCGCTACAACGAGTGGGCGTTGCACGATGCGACGTCGAAGCACTGGCGAGCCCGGTTCGTGGTCCAGCGGTCGATCGGCATCGTGCCGCTGTGCGCGGTGTGGCTGCTGCTGCCCGGCTCGATCTGGCTGCGGCTCTCCCTGGTGCTGATGGCGGCACTGGTCGCGTACTTCTATTCGTGCGCGTACATGGAGGAAAGCGTCGAGCACCGGCTCGGCCGGCAGGGCTTCCCGCACAACACCGGGCGCCACCTCCGCGCCGAGGCGGCCGAGGCGAAGAACGCCGAAGTCACCGCCCGCTACCTCGCGCGCTACCGGACGCCGTCGGAGGGTTAG
- a CDS encoding dihydrofolate reductase family protein has protein sequence MRTLISSSFVSLDGVVEAPGGEPGYRNSGWTFKDIEFDPAAYAIKGSEQEEATALMMGRVSYEAFAPVWPGMTVEFAGYNAMPKYVVSTTLTDAGLVDNWGETTILRSLDEVAALKETEGGPIIIAGSATLNRALADAGLIDRYHLLVFPVLLGAGKRLFSDTDKDKQNLKLVSSEAYGNGVQKLVYDVTH, from the coding sequence ATGCGCACCCTGATCTCCAGCTCGTTCGTCTCACTCGACGGCGTCGTCGAAGCCCCCGGCGGCGAGCCGGGCTACCGCAACTCGGGCTGGACGTTCAAGGACATCGAGTTCGACCCGGCCGCCTACGCGATCAAGGGCAGCGAGCAGGAGGAAGCCACCGCGCTGATGATGGGCCGGGTCAGCTACGAGGCGTTCGCGCCGGTCTGGCCGGGCATGACCGTGGAGTTCGCCGGGTACAACGCGATGCCGAAGTACGTCGTGTCGACCACCCTCACCGACGCCGGCCTGGTCGACAACTGGGGCGAGACGACGATCCTGCGGTCCCTGGACGAGGTCGCGGCCCTGAAGGAGACCGAGGGCGGCCCGATCATCATCGCCGGCAGCGCCACCCTCAACCGCGCACTGGCCGACGCCGGCCTGATCGACCGGTACCACCTGCTGGTCTTCCCGGTCCTGCTCGGCGCGGGCAAGCGGCTCTTCAGCGACACCGACAAGGACAAGCAGAACCTGAAGCTCGTGTCCAGCGAGGCCTACGGCAACGGCGTCCAGAAGCTGGTCTACGACGTCACACACTGA
- a CDS encoding class I SAM-dependent methyltransferase, with protein sequence MTEPAFVTETRTAYDTVADSYAEELRNLLDESPWDRAVLTTFAELVGKTGLVGDLGCGPGRLTGYLASLGLDVFGVDLSPGMIDAARRAHPELRFEVGSLAALALADGSLAGAVAWYSLIHTPPADLAPVIAELARVLAPGGRLLTGFQVGDERRRITRGYGHDVALDAYRLPPEFVAGLCVEAGLVVEARVVREPQPPEKTPQAYLLARKPA encoded by the coding sequence ATGACCGAACCCGCCTTCGTGACCGAGACCCGGACCGCCTACGACACCGTCGCCGACTCCTACGCCGAGGAGCTCCGGAACCTTCTCGACGAGAGCCCGTGGGACCGGGCGGTGCTGACCACGTTCGCCGAACTGGTCGGGAAGACCGGTCTCGTCGGCGATCTCGGCTGCGGCCCGGGCCGGCTGACCGGGTACCTGGCCTCGCTCGGGCTGGACGTCTTCGGCGTCGACCTTTCGCCGGGCATGATCGACGCGGCCCGCCGAGCCCATCCCGAGCTGCGTTTCGAGGTCGGCTCGCTGGCCGCCCTGGCGCTGGCGGACGGGAGCCTGGCGGGCGCGGTGGCGTGGTACTCGCTCATCCACACGCCTCCCGCGGACCTGGCGCCGGTGATCGCGGAGCTCGCCCGGGTACTGGCGCCGGGCGGACGGCTGCTGACCGGGTTCCAGGTCGGTGACGAGCGCCGCCGGATCACCCGGGGCTACGGTCACGACGTCGCCCTGGACGCCTACCGGTTGCCGCCGGAGTTCGTCGCCGGGTTGTGCGTCGAGGCCGGGCTGGTCGTGGAGGCTCGGGTGGTCCGGGAGCCGCAGCCGCCCGAGAAGACCCCGCAGGCCTATCTGCTGGCTCGGAAGCCCGCGTGA
- a CDS encoding LacI family DNA-binding transcriptional regulator, with translation MVGIKDVAKRAGVSIGTVSNVVNRPHVVAAATRSRVLSVIEELGYVRDESARQLRAGRSRVMGLLVLDLGNPFFVDVARGAEQAAHAEGLNIITCNSGQRSELEASYLAMFAEQRVRGVLLSPVSTSGEALRTFRRTGTPYVFVDRKAPASEASSVSVDDVAGGELGGRHLLETGHRRIAFVNGPAILAQCRDREQGLRNALAGSGAELTVLEAIGLDVASGRDAGARLLGASPRPTAVFCANDLLALGVLQAMVGAGVRVPDEMAIVGYDDIEFAGAAAVPLTSVRQPARRLGRTAAELLLAETSDTKPERQAVVFTPELVVRESTRVRR, from the coding sequence GTGGTCGGCATCAAGGACGTCGCCAAGCGCGCGGGCGTCTCGATCGGCACGGTGTCCAATGTGGTCAACCGGCCGCACGTCGTCGCGGCCGCGACGCGCAGCCGCGTGCTTTCGGTGATCGAAGAGCTCGGCTACGTGCGGGACGAGTCGGCGCGTCAGCTGCGGGCCGGGCGCAGCCGCGTCATGGGGCTGCTCGTGCTCGACCTCGGGAACCCCTTCTTCGTCGACGTCGCCCGCGGGGCCGAGCAGGCCGCGCACGCCGAGGGCCTCAACATCATCACCTGCAACAGCGGGCAGCGGTCCGAGCTGGAGGCGTCGTACCTGGCGATGTTCGCCGAGCAGCGGGTCCGCGGAGTGCTGCTGAGCCCGGTCTCGACGTCGGGCGAAGCCTTGCGGACGTTCCGGCGCACCGGCACGCCGTACGTCTTCGTCGACCGCAAGGCCCCGGCGTCCGAGGCGAGCTCCGTGTCGGTCGACGACGTCGCCGGCGGCGAGCTCGGCGGCCGGCACCTGCTGGAGACGGGGCACCGGCGGATCGCGTTCGTCAACGGCCCCGCGATCCTCGCCCAGTGCCGCGACCGCGAACAGGGGCTGCGCAACGCGCTGGCCGGTTCCGGCGCGGAGCTGACGGTGCTGGAAGCCATCGGCCTCGACGTCGCTTCGGGCCGTGACGCGGGCGCCCGCCTGCTCGGCGCGAGCCCCCGCCCGACGGCGGTGTTCTGCGCGAACGACCTGCTCGCTCTCGGCGTGCTGCAGGCGATGGTCGGCGCGGGCGTGCGCGTCCCGGACGAGATGGCGATCGTCGGCTACGACGACATCGAGTTCGCGGGCGCGGCGGCGGTCCCGCTGACGTCGGTCCGCCAGCCCGCCCGCCGCCTCGGCCGCACGGCCGCGGAGCTGCTCCTGGCGGAGACGTCGGACACGAAACCGGAACGTCAGGCGGTGGTCTTCACCCCGGAGCTCGTCGTCCGCGAGTCGACGCGCGTGCGCCGCTGA
- a CDS encoding RluA family pseudouridine synthase produces the protein MRRKLRPPIPPRHGLDPARLKLPDGEWPTLLAHLIERLPRVAPGRIEQMLREERIHGTDGPLGVDTPYAPGSFIWFHRDLPDEVPVPFAIDVVHRDEHLLVVDKPHFLATIPRGQHILETALVRLRRDLDLPQLSPAHRLDRVTAGLVMFVITPELRGRYQTLFRDRRVHKEYEAIAPYDPALALPRTVRSRIVKDRGVLAAHEVPGEPNAETYVELLEHRDGRGRYRLVPSTGRTHQLRVHLSGLGVPILGDDFYPELREKPLGDFTKPLQLLARVLDFDDPLTGAHRRFTSRRRLSAWDDFDAWAASPGGDAAADVTCART, from the coding sequence ATGAGACGCAAGCTCCGCCCGCCGATCCCGCCCCGTCACGGGCTCGACCCCGCCCGGCTGAAACTGCCCGATGGCGAGTGGCCGACCCTGCTGGCGCACCTGATCGAGCGGCTGCCCCGCGTGGCGCCCGGCCGCATCGAGCAGATGCTGCGCGAGGAGCGCATCCACGGCACGGACGGCCCGCTCGGCGTCGACACGCCGTATGCGCCCGGCTCGTTCATCTGGTTCCACCGCGACCTGCCCGACGAGGTGCCGGTGCCGTTCGCGATCGACGTCGTGCACCGCGACGAGCACCTGCTGGTCGTCGACAAGCCGCACTTCCTGGCGACCATCCCGCGCGGGCAGCACATCCTGGAGACGGCGCTCGTGCGGCTGCGCCGCGACCTCGACCTGCCGCAGCTGTCCCCCGCGCACCGGCTGGACCGCGTCACCGCGGGGCTGGTGATGTTCGTGATCACGCCCGAGCTGCGCGGCAGGTACCAGACGCTGTTCCGCGACCGCCGGGTGCACAAGGAGTACGAAGCGATCGCGCCATACGACCCGGCGCTGGCCCTGCCGAGAACCGTCCGCAGCCGGATCGTCAAAGACCGCGGGGTGCTGGCCGCTCATGAGGTGCCGGGCGAGCCGAACGCCGAGACCTACGTCGAGCTGCTCGAACACCGCGACGGCCGGGGCCGGTACCGGCTGGTCCCCTCGACCGGCCGGACCCACCAGCTGCGCGTGCACCTCAGCGGCCTGGGCGTCCCGATCCTCGGCGACGACTTCTACCCCGAGCTGCGCGAGAAGCCCCTGGGCGACTTCACGAAACCCCTGCAGCTGCTGGCCAGGGTGCTCGACTTCGACGACCCGCTCACCGGCGCCCACCGCCGCTTCACCAGCCGGCGACGGCTGTCCGCCTGGGACGACTTCGACGCCTGGGCGGCGTCCCCGGGCGGGGACGCCGCCGCGGACGTCACTTGTGCCAGAACCTGA
- a CDS encoding alpha-ketoglutarate-dependent dioxygenase AlkB, translating into MTTPALQASLFGESGPVTLHALAPRRTELGSGAWVDVQPGWLAGADELFADLATGVPWQAERRKMYDRVVDVPRLLCFYREAAPLPHPVLAEARAALSEHYASELGEPFRTAGLCYYRDGRDSVAWHGDTIGRGSTEDTMVAIISVGAARHLALRPRGGGESCRYALGHGDLIVMGGSCQRTWEHAVPKTNRAAGPRISIQFRPRGVR; encoded by the coding sequence ATGACGACTCCGGCACTGCAGGCCTCGCTGTTCGGCGAGTCCGGCCCCGTCACGCTGCACGCCCTGGCCCCGCGCCGGACCGAGCTCGGCTCCGGCGCGTGGGTCGACGTGCAGCCGGGCTGGCTCGCCGGCGCCGACGAGCTGTTCGCCGACCTCGCCACCGGCGTTCCCTGGCAGGCGGAGCGGCGGAAGATGTACGACCGCGTGGTGGACGTCCCGCGGCTGCTGTGCTTCTACCGCGAAGCCGCGCCGCTCCCCCACCCCGTGCTGGCGGAAGCCCGCGCGGCGCTGAGCGAGCACTACGCGAGCGAGCTCGGCGAGCCGTTCCGCACGGCGGGCCTGTGTTACTACCGCGACGGCCGCGACAGCGTCGCCTGGCACGGCGACACGATCGGCCGGGGCAGCACGGAGGACACGATGGTCGCGATCATCTCGGTGGGCGCGGCCCGCCACCTGGCCCTACGCCCCCGCGGCGGCGGCGAGTCCTGCCGCTACGCCCTCGGCCACGGCGACCTGATCGTGATGGGCGGCTCGTGCCAGCGGACGTGGGAGCACGCGGTGCCGAAGACGAACCGGGCGGCCGGGCCGCGGATCAGCATCCAGTTCCGGCCGCGCGGGGTGCGCTGA